From a single SAR86 cluster bacterium genomic region:
- a CDS encoding 2OG-Fe(II) oxygenase has product MTQLLNKKLLDAALINKKFFPFIHVNNIFLHMERSKDLLKDFPNINQGGSFNLSSDNKNSLHALVEDFESDEIKKILEKKFSINLNDSIVVPTLRGYSRSKDGNIHSDSKSKILTILIYLNKTWDHKNGLLRLLKSRDNLDDYIIEIPAYLGNMVIFKVTNNCWHGYKSFEGKRRSIQINYVRKSSQRVHLLRHSISSFFKKLKS; this is encoded by the coding sequence ATGACACAATTATTAAATAAAAAATTATTAGATGCTGCATTAATAAATAAGAAATTTTTTCCTTTTATTCATGTAAATAATATTTTTCTGCATATGGAGCGGTCAAAAGACCTATTAAAAGATTTTCCAAACATTAATCAAGGGGGAAGTTTTAATCTTTCATCTGATAATAAAAATAGTCTACATGCTCTAGTAGAAGATTTCGAGAGTGATGAAATAAAAAAAATATTAGAAAAAAAGTTTTCTATTAACCTTAATGATTCAATAGTAGTGCCTACATTAAGAGGTTATTCTAGAAGTAAAGATGGAAATATTCATTCAGATTCAAAGTCTAAAATACTAACTATTTTGATATATTTGAATAAAACTTGGGATCATAAAAATGGCTTATTAAGACTACTAAAGTCCAGAGATAATCTAGATGACTATATTATTGAGATCCCTGCTTATTTAGGGAATATGGTCATTTTTAAAGTAACTAATAATTGTTGGCATGGATATAAAAGTTTTGAAGGTAAACGAAGGTCTATCCAAATAAATTATGTTCGCAAGAGTTCGCAAAGAGTTCATCTATTAAGACATTCTATAAGTTCTTTTTTTAAAAAACTTAAGTCATGA
- a CDS encoding SDR family oxidoreductase translates to MDNIFSVKGKVAIVTGGSRGVGLMIAKAFVKSGAKVYISSRDGEVCESIAKELSKDGTCESIPTDLSNQEGVISLAESFKLKEDKLDILVNNAGKTWGSTLKDYPIDKWDMVMKVNVGSPFHLIKELHPLLKISGSKEDPSRIINIGSPAAVLGSSLGAYAYNASKAAIHHLTRVLAKEFAKDNININTISPGPFPSKMTEFDTGDGVSFLDRAGQGTPIGRHGTEDDMMATSLFMASKASSYITGATIPLDGGVHLG, encoded by the coding sequence ATGGATAATATTTTTTCAGTAAAAGGCAAGGTTGCTATTGTAACTGGTGGCAGCAGAGGGGTGGGTTTAATGATAGCTAAGGCTTTTGTCAAGTCTGGAGCAAAAGTATATATCTCTTCTAGAGACGGAGAAGTTTGTGAATCTATTGCTAAAGAATTATCGAAAGATGGTACTTGTGAATCCATACCTACAGATTTATCAAATCAAGAAGGGGTTATTAGTCTCGCTGAAAGCTTTAAATTAAAAGAAGATAAGTTAGACATACTCGTAAATAATGCTGGAAAGACTTGGGGTTCAACGTTAAAGGATTATCCAATAGATAAGTGGGATATGGTTATGAAAGTTAATGTAGGCTCACCTTTTCATTTGATAAAAGAACTTCATCCTCTTCTAAAGATTTCTGGCTCAAAGGAGGATCCTTCTAGAATAATAAATATAGGTTCTCCTGCTGCAGTTTTAGGTTCATCTCTTGGAGCTTATGCATACAATGCAAGTAAAGCTGCTATCCATCATTTAACTAGAGTGCTTGCTAAGGAATTTGCTAAAGACAATATAAATATCAATACTATTTCACCAGGTCCTTTTCCAAGTAAAATGACGGAGTTTGATACCGGTGATGGAGTTTCTTTCCTAGATAGGGCAGGTCAGGGTACTCCAATTGGAAGGCATGGAACAGAAGATGATATGATGGCTACTTCATTATTTATGGCTTCAAAAGCAAGTTCATATATTACAGGTGCAACAATACCTTTAGATGGAGGGGTTCATTTAGGTTAA
- a CDS encoding TIGR00730 family Rossman fold protein yields the protein MKNICVFAGSNLGSELAFAKNAEELGKIIATSKKKLVYGGGRKGLMGIIADSVLAYDGLVTGVITKQLEEIEVGHKNLSELIIVDSMHQRKEIMFNVSDGIICLPGGVGTLDELFESLTWNHLGIHSKPIVLLNISKYYEPLYNFIIQTIKSGFLPEGALKRLCIANSPEESIDYIDNFNL from the coding sequence ATGAAAAATATATGTGTTTTTGCAGGATCAAACTTAGGCTCCGAATTAGCCTTTGCAAAAAATGCCGAAGAATTAGGAAAAATAATAGCAACGTCTAAAAAAAAATTAGTCTATGGCGGCGGAAGAAAAGGCCTTATGGGGATTATAGCAGACTCAGTATTAGCTTATGACGGTCTAGTGACAGGAGTAATTACTAAACAATTAGAAGAAATTGAAGTAGGTCATAAAAACTTAAGTGAACTAATTATTGTTGATTCTATGCACCAAAGGAAAGAAATTATGTTTAATGTCTCTGATGGAATTATTTGTTTACCTGGCGGAGTGGGGACTTTAGATGAGCTTTTTGAGTCATTAACTTGGAATCATCTAGGCATTCACTCTAAGCCCATAGTATTACTCAATATATCTAAATATTATGAACCATTATACAATTTTATAATTCAAACTATAAAATCTGGTTTTCTGCCAGAAGGTGCCCTAAAAAGACTTTGCATAGCCAATTCACCTGAAGAATCAATAGATTATATTGATAATTTTAATCTATAA
- the waaC gene encoding lipopolysaccharide heptosyltransferase I — protein sequence MKVLLIKLSSMGDLMHAFPAISEASSHYPDIQFDWVVDTNFGEVPSWHPNVRNILISNHRNWKKQLFSISSLKELKILKNEINAEAYDFVIDMQNNIKSAFISYLYKGEVFGMDKNSVREYPAHWAYSKSTSISKELHAIQRQNILMSRALEYKPNKENFNYGVDKTKFTKPKIEIPEEFVVIVQNASWHTKLWSKDNWRDLILYIEKLGFRSLLPSGNLQELDRATEITRKTNAIALDLMSLNEISYIINEAKFCVCSDTGLAHLSALVGTPSITLYGPTNKDLIGTMGANQYHVVGENKKMENILLKDIIKKIDLLGLANL from the coding sequence ATGAAAGTTCTGTTAATTAAGCTATCTTCTATGGGTGATTTAATGCATGCATTTCCTGCGATCAGCGAAGCTTCTAGCCACTACCCAGATATACAGTTTGACTGGGTAGTAGATACCAATTTTGGCGAAGTACCGTCTTGGCACCCCAATGTTAGAAATATTCTAATTAGTAATCATAGAAATTGGAAAAAACAGCTTTTTAGCATATCTTCCCTAAAGGAGCTTAAGATTCTAAAAAATGAAATAAATGCTGAAGCATATGATTTTGTTATTGATATGCAAAATAATATTAAAAGTGCTTTCATCTCATACCTTTATAAAGGTGAGGTTTTTGGCATGGATAAAAATAGTGTAAGAGAATACCCTGCTCATTGGGCTTATAGCAAGTCAACTTCAATATCAAAAGAATTGCATGCAATACAAAGACAAAATATCTTAATGTCCAGAGCTCTTGAGTATAAACCCAATAAAGAAAATTTTAATTATGGCGTTGATAAAACAAAATTTACTAAGCCAAAAATTGAAATCCCTGAAGAATTTGTCGTGATAGTTCAAAATGCTAGTTGGCATACTAAATTATGGTCTAAAGATAACTGGAGAGATTTAATTCTATATATAGAGAAATTAGGTTTTAGGTCACTTTTACCTTCCGGAAATCTACAAGAATTAGACAGAGCTACAGAGATCACCAGAAAAACAAATGCCATAGCTCTTGATCTAATGTCGTTGAATGAAATTAGTTATATAATTAATGAAGCAAAATTTTGCGTATGTTCTGACACAGGATTAGCCCACCTATCAGCATTAGTTGGCACTCCATCAATCACTCTATATGGGCCAACAAATAAAGATTTAATAGGTACTATGGGAGCAAATCAATATCACGTAGTTGGTGAAAACAAAAAAATGGAAAATATCTTATTGAAAGATATTATTAAAAAAATAGATCTACTAGGATTAGCCAATCTTTAG
- a CDS encoding SDR family oxidoreductase has protein sequence MYKDNLLKGKRILITGGGTGLGKEMARYLLKYGAEVIICGRREEILENTSKELMEETGGIVKFYGLDIRGAQDVDDVINNIFEEAPLDGLINNAAGNFISRTEDLSHRGFDAIASIVFHGTFYVTHSVGKRWLELNRPGSIISILATWVWTGSAYVTPSTMSKTAVHGMTKSLAVEWGSRGIRVNAIAPGPFPTEGAWARLSPDTGDGNSGLGETNNSLPGNPMDRVGEMEELGNLATFLMSDGCDYLTGQTIAIDGGQYLTGGTFSHLSSLKDEDWEAIKGNIKATNEKDKAKRSV, from the coding sequence ATGTATAAAGATAATTTATTAAAAGGAAAAAGAATACTTATAACAGGAGGAGGAACAGGCCTAGGTAAGGAGATGGCACGTTACTTACTAAAATACGGAGCCGAAGTAATTATATGTGGCAGAAGAGAAGAGATTTTAGAGAATACTTCAAAAGAACTTATGGAAGAGACCGGTGGAATTGTTAAATTCTATGGTTTAGATATTCGTGGGGCTCAAGATGTAGATGATGTAATAAATAATATCTTCGAAGAGGCTCCGCTCGATGGTTTAATTAATAATGCAGCCGGTAATTTTATAAGTAGAACAGAAGACCTCTCACATAGAGGTTTTGATGCTATAGCAAGCATTGTTTTTCATGGAACCTTCTATGTCACACATTCTGTCGGTAAAAGATGGTTAGAGCTAAACAGGCCAGGGAGCATCATATCTATTTTAGCAACTTGGGTCTGGACAGGCTCTGCATATGTTACTCCTTCCACTATGTCTAAAACAGCTGTTCATGGCATGACTAAATCATTAGCTGTAGAGTGGGGATCAAGAGGTATAAGAGTTAATGCTATAGCTCCTGGACCATTTCCTACGGAAGGAGCATGGGCCAGGTTATCTCCTGATACCGGTGATGGGAATTCGGGTTTAGGTGAAACAAATAATTCTCTTCCAGGTAATCCTATGGATCGAGTTGGAGAAATGGAAGAACTAGGTAATTTAGCAACATTTTTAATGTCTGATGGGTGTGATTATCTAACAGGCCAAACTATTGCTATAGATGGTGGCCAATATCTAACAGGGGGAACTTTTTCTCATCTATCTTCATTAAAAGATGAAGATTGGGAAGCTATTAAAGGAAATATCAAGGCAACTAACGAAAAGGACAAAGCAAAGAGATCTGTCTAA
- a CDS encoding coniferyl aldehyde dehydrogenase, producing MSEMIRVLEAQKKLNIEEGAPDYKLRTDRLDRCTAMVQEHKDEIIKVLQEDFGNRDPVMSSITEIETVVGPIKHAKKNLKKWMKVESRKAAIAPLGSLLRLLGAKAWIKYQPKGVVGIISPWNFPFQLAIAPMAGAIAAGNRIMLKPSEYTPASSELTKIMFNKYFDETEISVFTGDPSVGASFSALPFDHLLFTGGTEIAKHVMRAASENLVPLTLELGGKSPVIIGKGTDIPEVAQRVMQGKAMNAGQICLAPDYALIAKDDLDQFVEESVNVVTKMYPTLKDNNDYTSVINEKHYDRILKHVEDAKEKGADIVEINPGDEDFSQQAHYKIPPTLVLNPTDDMSIMQEEIFGPILPVKTYDNVSEAISYVNSKDRPLGLYYFGDDNSEQNLVINSTTSGGVTLNDVISHITMEDLPFGGVGPSGMGSYHGFDGFKEFSHAKATYRQSKINLNKLAGFVPPYKKTSKSKEL from the coding sequence ATGAGTGAAATGATTAGGGTTTTAGAGGCCCAAAAAAAATTGAATATAGAAGAAGGGGCACCTGACTATAAATTAAGAACAGACAGATTAGATCGCTGCACAGCAATGGTGCAGGAACATAAAGATGAAATTATAAAAGTTCTTCAAGAAGATTTTGGTAATAGAGATCCGGTGATGTCCTCAATAACAGAGATCGAGACCGTTGTTGGCCCTATTAAACATGCTAAAAAGAATTTAAAGAAATGGATGAAAGTTGAATCTAGGAAAGCTGCTATTGCCCCACTAGGATCTCTTTTAAGACTTTTGGGAGCAAAAGCTTGGATTAAATATCAACCAAAAGGTGTAGTGGGTATTATAAGTCCATGGAATTTTCCTTTTCAACTAGCAATTGCACCTATGGCAGGAGCAATTGCTGCTGGAAATAGAATAATGCTCAAGCCTTCTGAGTACACCCCGGCATCATCTGAATTAACTAAAATAATGTTCAATAAGTATTTCGACGAAACAGAAATTTCTGTATTTACAGGAGATCCTAGCGTTGGAGCAAGTTTTAGCGCACTGCCATTTGATCATTTGTTATTTACGGGCGGCACGGAAATAGCTAAGCATGTTATGAGAGCAGCTTCAGAAAATCTTGTTCCATTGACTCTTGAACTTGGTGGAAAGTCCCCGGTTATTATTGGCAAGGGTACTGATATACCAGAAGTTGCCCAAAGAGTTATGCAAGGTAAAGCAATGAATGCAGGGCAAATATGTTTAGCACCTGATTATGCACTAATTGCTAAAGATGATTTAGATCAATTTGTAGAGGAAAGCGTTAATGTTGTCACAAAAATGTATCCAACTCTTAAAGATAATAATGACTATACTTCAGTCATAAATGAAAAACATTATGACAGGATCCTGAAACATGTAGAAGATGCAAAAGAAAAAGGAGCAGACATTGTAGAGATCAATCCGGGAGATGAAGATTTTAGTCAACAAGCTCATTACAAGATACCTCCTACTTTAGTTTTAAATCCAACTGATGATATGTCTATAATGCAAGAGGAAATATTTGGTCCTATTTTACCCGTTAAAACTTACGATAACGTTTCAGAGGCCATTTCTTATGTTAATTCTAAAGATCGGCCATTAGGTTTATATTATTTCGGTGATGACAATTCTGAACAGAATTTGGTTATAAATTCTACCACCTCAGGCGGAGTTACATTAAATGATGTCATATCACATATAACCATGGAAGATTTACCTTTTGGAGGTGTTGGTCCAAGCGGCATGGGTTCTTATCATGGTTTCGATGGATTTAAAGAATTTAGTCATGCAAAAGCTACTTATAGGCAATCAAAGATAAATCTTAATAAATTAGCAGGTTTTGTTCCTC
- the trpS gene encoding tryptophan--tRNA ligase: MARLRVLTGITTSGRPHIGNLCGAILPAINESNNKDVDSFLFLADYHSLIKSQDPITTHHSSIEMAACWLACGLDLKKTTFYRQSDIPHIMELNWILSCVTEKGLLNRAHAYKAAVDKNNQKYPDKNINMGLFNYPILMASDILMFNANIIPVGQDQIQHVEIARDVATKFNHHYQKIFNLPEARIQKNKGILLGLDGQKMSKSYGNEISIFLDSNTLRKKVMKIKTNSLKPGEPKDPKSCTIFNLYSHFSSKEDLNNLSKQYENGISWGEAKELLFQLLDDNLSNYRKEYNKLIDDKQYLEGALTSGAEKAIQVSEPLIQEIRKLVGIRKIGD; encoded by the coding sequence ATGGCAAGATTAAGAGTTCTAACAGGCATAACTACTAGCGGCAGGCCTCACATTGGAAATCTTTGTGGCGCTATACTTCCCGCCATAAATGAAAGCAATAATAAGGATGTAGATTCCTTTTTATTCTTAGCTGATTATCATTCATTAATTAAGTCGCAAGACCCTATCACGACTCATCATTCATCAATAGAAATGGCAGCATGTTGGCTGGCATGCGGTCTAGATTTGAAGAAGACTACTTTTTACCGTCAATCTGATATTCCACATATTATGGAGCTTAATTGGATTCTAAGTTGTGTTACTGAGAAAGGCCTACTTAACAGAGCTCATGCATATAAAGCGGCGGTTGATAAGAATAATCAGAAGTATCCCGATAAAAATATTAATATGGGTTTATTCAATTATCCAATTTTAATGGCTTCTGATATTTTAATGTTTAATGCAAATATAATTCCAGTAGGTCAAGATCAAATTCAGCATGTTGAAATTGCTAGAGATGTTGCTACAAAATTTAATCATCATTACCAAAAAATTTTTAATCTGCCCGAGGCAAGGATTCAAAAAAATAAAGGTATTTTACTGGGATTGGATGGTCAGAAAATGAGCAAGAGTTATGGGAATGAAATTTCTATTTTTTTAGACTCAAATACGTTAAGAAAAAAAGTCATGAAAATCAAAACTAATTCTTTAAAACCAGGGGAGCCTAAAGACCCTAAAAGCTGTACAATATTTAATCTTTATTCTCACTTCTCCTCAAAGGAAGATCTTAATAATCTTAGTAAGCAGTATGAAAACGGGATTTCTTGGGGCGAAGCAAAAGAATTATTGTTTCAACTTCTGGATGATAATTTGTCCAACTATAGAAAAGAGTACAATAAATTAATAGATGACAAACAGTATTTAGAAGGAGCTTTAACTTCTGGAGCAGAAAAAGCCATACAAGTTAGTGAGCCCTTGATTCAAGAAATAAGGAAGTTAGTAGGCATAAGGAAGATTGGTGACTGA
- a CDS encoding DsbA family oxidoreductase produces MLQKLTIDIVSDIVCPWCVVGYKNLKVAQRFLKKEITLEINWRPYQLHPEIPPEGIDKKLFFKNKNHFNSPPRDNSKHLIKEGLNHGFIFNFKKPKLVPNTLQSHRLIELTKDLELKSNLAESLFTHHFTHGTNISSKEELFKIAKEIGIEQSLLDKFMNTDDGLETVIKEERSYRERDISGVPTFIINDQYLLQGAQHHETVLSFLRRIKIKVENKNREFN; encoded by the coding sequence ATGCTTCAAAAATTAACAATCGATATAGTTTCCGATATAGTCTGTCCATGGTGCGTAGTAGGCTATAAGAATTTAAAAGTAGCGCAAAGATTTCTAAAAAAAGAAATCACTTTGGAAATTAACTGGAGGCCCTACCAGCTACATCCTGAAATTCCACCAGAAGGAATTGATAAGAAATTATTCTTTAAAAATAAAAATCATTTTAACTCTCCACCTAGAGACAATAGTAAGCATTTAATAAAAGAAGGCCTGAACCATGGTTTTATCTTTAATTTTAAGAAACCTAAATTAGTACCAAATACGTTGCAATCTCATAGATTAATAGAGTTAACTAAAGATTTAGAACTAAAAAGTAATTTAGCTGAGTCTTTATTTACTCATCATTTTACTCATGGCACCAATATTAGCTCAAAGGAAGAGCTATTTAAGATAGCCAAAGAAATAGGCATAGAACAGAGTCTATTAGATAAGTTTATGAATACTGATGATGGGCTGGAAACAGTAATCAAAGAAGAAAGGTCTTATAGAGAAAGAGATATTAGCGGTGTTCCTACTTTCATAATCAATGATCAATACCTATTGCAAGGAGCGCAACATCATGAAACTGTTTTATCCTTTTTGAGGCGTATAAAAATCAAAGTAGAAAACAAAAATCGTGAGTTTAATTAG
- a CDS encoding cupin domain-containing protein has protein sequence MKKNFLLFTICPLLSFADTSINTLFSQEVSLTDELNMTIQFKESDGGVLIPQHTHPYLGTVYLISGQVEVDIEGEKTLYKAGDSWLEPKNKIHSGKSIGPIKYFVVYHHQPGQPYTN, from the coding sequence ATGAAAAAAAATTTCTTGTTATTCACTATATGTCCTTTGTTATCTTTTGCAGATACTTCTATTAATACGCTTTTCAGTCAGGAAGTAAGCCTAACAGATGAATTAAATATGACTATACAGTTCAAAGAGTCGGATGGAGGAGTGCTTATTCCTCAACATACTCATCCCTATTTAGGCACTGTTTATCTTATATCTGGTCAAGTAGAAGTAGATATAGAGGGGGAAAAAACTTTATATAAAGCAGGAGATTCTTGGTTAGAGCCGAAGAATAAAATTCACAGCGGTAAGTCAATTGGCCCTATAAAATACTTCGTCGTTTATCATCACCAACCAGGACAGCCTTACACTAATTAA
- a CDS encoding MFS transporter, translating to MSNKDSLPKTIWILALALLCVGAGQSIIFITVPPAARDLGLSEIQIGLIFSSSAIAWMIFSPYWGNLSDSVGRKRVVLIGLFGFAISLCLFSVCISLGNSGYISGLLLFMLLILSRTINGLFGSATRPACGGWIADITSIEERSRAFARFDSGFSAGRIIGPGIAGFLLLISYNLPFYLFSLLAILAGSLIFFLPDIKKTNHFSESISNISFFDKKVFPFILIAGMYGIANATLVQTSSFYFQDVIYQNSGDFIFYSSLGFMIMGAGYLFGQLLIADRFKVQPGYLIRTGSILISGGLLLIAYSESLFSIYLALSIYGLGAGMLGPGLSSSLSISVGQGKQGLANGFMSMVIPLGHILSPFLSMPLYSVNSSYPYFLSSFLMLIAFIYILFNKRHKWIRDKSYLIN from the coding sequence ATGAGTAATAAAGATTCTTTACCCAAAACTATTTGGATTCTTGCATTGGCTCTACTTTGTGTAGGTGCTGGTCAATCTATCATCTTTATTACTGTTCCGCCGGCTGCAAGAGATCTAGGCTTAAGCGAAATACAAATAGGTTTAATTTTTTCATCTTCCGCTATTGCCTGGATGATCTTTAGTCCCTATTGGGGCAATCTAAGTGATTCTGTTGGAAGAAAAAGAGTTGTATTAATTGGCTTATTTGGATTTGCTATATCTCTATGCCTTTTTAGTGTATGTATATCTTTAGGAAATTCAGGATATATTTCTGGATTGTTACTATTTATGTTGCTCATTTTATCAAGGACTATCAACGGTTTATTTGGCAGTGCTACTAGGCCAGCCTGCGGAGGTTGGATTGCTGATATAACCTCTATAGAAGAAAGAAGTAGAGCATTTGCAAGATTTGATTCAGGGTTTTCAGCGGGCAGAATAATAGGTCCGGGCATAGCTGGATTCCTGCTTCTTATTAGCTATAACTTGCCTTTCTATTTATTTTCTCTTTTAGCTATTTTAGCTGGCTCTTTAATTTTTTTCCTTCCTGATATCAAGAAAACTAACCATTTCTCAGAATCAATTTCCAATATTTCTTTCTTTGATAAAAAAGTTTTTCCATTTATTTTAATTGCTGGAATGTATGGCATAGCTAATGCTACTTTGGTACAAACTTCATCTTTTTATTTTCAGGATGTTATCTACCAAAATTCAGGAGATTTCATTTTCTACTCCAGCTTAGGTTTTATGATTATGGGCGCAGGTTACCTATTTGGACAACTTTTAATCGCTGATAGATTTAAGGTTCAACCTGGTTATCTAATTAGAACTGGGTCTATACTAATTTCAGGTGGTTTATTGTTAATTGCTTATTCTGAAAGTTTATTTTCTATTTACTTGGCATTATCTATTTATGGTCTAGGAGCAGGGATGCTAGGACCTGGTTTGTCTTCTTCTCTATCTATTTCTGTAGGGCAAGGAAAGCAAGGATTAGCCAATGGCTTTATGTCTATGGTGATACCACTGGGACATATTCTTTCTCCTTTTTTAAGTATGCCCTTGTACTCTGTTAATAGTTCTTATCCTTATTTTCTTTCTAGTTTTCTTATGTTAATAGCCTTTATATATATTCTATTTAATAAAAGACATAAGTGGATTAGAGATAAAAGTTATTTAATAAATTAG
- a CDS encoding 2'-5' RNA ligase family protein: protein MSLLITLTPDLVLNKSLSHYVNLLKKETSKAANLFWYKSSDYLVTLNFVAHIEPEQSQELITILNDKLPGIGKISLNINHINYFPNEKGRTLVAYLDSSTKLKSLHHTVSQSLGIVGFDNDLRNYRPHISLVGFKKDEDKLNELPEYEYSNKIIYESIDVFKVSFEGKQRIIERIERINLQN from the coding sequence ATGTCACTACTTATCACATTAACTCCAGACTTAGTTTTAAATAAAAGTCTGTCACATTATGTTAATTTGTTAAAAAAAGAAACTTCTAAAGCTGCAAATTTGTTTTGGTATAAAAGTTCAGATTACTTGGTAACATTAAATTTCGTTGCACATATTGAACCGGAACAATCTCAAGAATTAATAACTATCCTTAATGATAAATTACCTGGAATTGGAAAAATTAGCTTAAATATAAATCACATTAATTACTTCCCCAATGAAAAAGGAAGAACATTAGTAGCTTATTTAGATTCTTCAACAAAACTTAAATCTTTGCATCATACTGTATCTCAATCCTTAGGAATTGTAGGATTTGACAATGATTTAAGGAACTATAGGCCTCATATAAGCCTTGTAGGCTTTAAGAAAGATGAAGATAAATTAAATGAATTACCAGAGTATGAATATTCAAATAAAATAATTTATGAATCTATAGATGTATTTAAAGTCTCTTTTGAAGGAAAACAAAGAATTATCGAAAGAATAGAAAGAATTAACTTACAAAATTAA